The stretch of DNA TATTCTCACGGTGAGTACTATCTCCGTCATGTTtactctctttcttcctcacaATATCCTCACTCGCTCTACTCCACACTTTCATGATGACTACGTTGGCACCAGTCTTACCGTTCATATGGGGACGACCTTATAACAGGCGCTTTCTACATTATACGCTCGTAGACGCCTTCTGATACGATACTGTCTTCTATGTTCATATTGGTTGATTGAAAAGTGGAAgaatgatagctgatgaaatgACTTGAATCATTTAGGTTTCTTCGCATGCGTTTATTATGTATGAGGTTGTAGATATAGATACAGATGGGTATATTATATGTAATATCAGTATGCACAATATTTGTTTTTCACTTGTATAGGATCTTTCGATTCCCCTCATCTCTTATTCGTATTCGTTCTGggacatatatcatatcgcATCAGCTTCAACTGTTGCTTGCAGATATCacacatcctcatcctctcactCCAAAAAACTTTCCTTGGATATTTCATTCCTCAAGCTTGAAGTCCGATATCTCCCTGACGATCTCAGATCGACTCGAAAAGTCCTCTGATCCGCCCAAGTTGCTCTATACGGCAATCCACTTGCACTTCtttcaagatcatcaaaggatctCGTATCGTCTCAAGACGACCATTCagtcttctttcccttctttcctttgatctGTGACttctcctacaccttccatccgATCATATCGAACGTACATATCTATGATTATACCTTCTCAaacatatatatgtacattGCCTTCAACCCTTCAACGAATAAAGCAGAATCAACGATTGATAAGAATAATACCAACGTCTACTTTACTGACTAATCACATAACACACCAAGTTTACTGATCTGACGTTGTACTGAAAACATTGACGAATATAGGCAATCATGTATCTCTCCAACCAGTGAGTATATCATAACACGATCGATGAATCAGTAACACTAAACAACTAAACATCACTTGTTTCCTTGGTTGATATCCAATTACAGCCCAACTAAAGAAGAAGCCTCCAAGTATGTTGCATCGCTGATAATCAACCGAATCAACACTTTCGAACCCACTCAGAATCGAAAATTCGTATTGTGTCTACCTACTGGAAGTACGCCTTTGCTGGTATATAAGGAATTGGCTAGAAAATGTGAAGGGGGTGAAATTAGTTTTGAGGTGGGTAAATTtgatctcaatctcaatttcAAAAAGAAATTGATCTCAATGATTGCTCGTCTCGTCATAATTCTCATGCTCTTATCCTGGGTTTTGTTTTTTGGAGTTGGTCTGATCCAATGGCTAACAGTGTAACTCATCGATCATCGTTTGTAGCATGTCATCACTATAAATCTGGACGAATATGTTGGATTGAGTTCGGATCATCCGCAGAGTTATTATCAATTCATGGAAGAGAACTGTAAGTATCATCCCATCCGAAAATGAGTTTAGAAATCGCTTCTGTGGTGCTGATATGTAAGACAATTTGTTTAGTCTTCTCAAAAGGTACAGTATGTCCAGCCTTGAACCCATATAAAACATATGCAGTAACTTAGAATCTAAATAAATGGTGAAAACGCTGATCAATTCCTTCTAATGTGATCCATTATCGGTATTAATCAGTTGACATCCCCTCAAACCAATTCCACCTCTTACCTGGCCTACCCATCCCACCCCACACGACCCCCCAAGAGTCCTGCGCATCATACGAAAGTCTCATCACTTCCCTTGGGGGTATACATCTCCTGTTCATGGGTATAGGTGAGAATGGGCATATAGCATTTAACGAACCCTGTTCGAGTTTTAGGGGAAGAACGAGGGTCGTGAAGTTGAATGAGGGAACTAGGAAAGTAAATGTGAGTAACTCATATGAATCTCCAACAATCGTGGTTGGGCCGTGTGGTATCTTTTCTTGTCATGTTATTGTCTTCATTCTACTATTGTACATATATCCGTCAACTGGGCTTGTTCATTATCCCTTATTCAATGGTCTTGTTAAATCCccaatctccattctcatGGTGTACGCTCACTGTACATCTCTAAGCAACCGAAAATTATCATTTGAGTAACAAGTGGCTGATGATTGTTCCCAGGCCAGGTTCTTCGATGATCCAAGTGAAGTACCCAGACATGCCCTTTCGATGGGAGTCGGCACGATCATCGATTCCCAGGAAAT from Kwoniella europaea PYCC6329 chromosome 2, complete sequence encodes:
- a CDS encoding glucosamine-6-phosphate deaminase codes for the protein MYLSNHPTKEEASKYVASLIINRINTFEPTQNRKFVLCLPTGSTPLLVYKELARKCEGGEISFEHVITINLDEYVGLSSDHPQSYYQFMEENFDIPSNQFHLLPGLPIPPHTTPQESCASYESLITSLGGIHLLFMGIGENGHIAFNEPCSSFRGRTRVVKLNEGTRKVNARFFDDPSEVPRHALSMGVGTIIDSQEIVVLAIGQKKAEAVRKAMEDGVNHLCPASALQLHEKVILVTDDEASQNLRKTVKDYLTCQPPCQRGSMTSSIGRPGVSRDCQTSGIQGRAINTNQDTESKKQGGNSYMTLLSQGNIEIDEKLEDNDNHDDQGDQDCNCL